A stretch of Haloprofundus halophilus DNA encodes these proteins:
- a CDS encoding bactofilin family protein has product MSAFAGDVYVAETGRVGGNVAGAAGSVRIAGVVDGDVAGASGSLTLEEGSTVGGDVAAGTGSLTVAEGATVGGDLSAGAQTASIDGTVEGDAEIGADEIRLGPSAVIEGDLTYDGTLQRADGAVVGGTVERDDDLVTAAPAGTDGPLVPGWASVVYGLLMNLLLGAVLLFVFPSFSQRVVLEAARSPGLSGGVGVLSLVVVPLVLLLLVVTLVGIPLALIGSVLFGLLVWVGGVYGRFAVGAVILAYTDREGEWAALVVGIVAVALVVQIPFLGWVVNLAVGLVGLGALLLAFTSGYRRRRAERTATPDVGAVS; this is encoded by the coding sequence GTGTCCGCGTTCGCCGGTGACGTGTACGTCGCCGAGACGGGTCGCGTCGGCGGCAACGTCGCCGGCGCGGCGGGGAGCGTTCGTATCGCCGGGGTCGTCGACGGCGACGTTGCCGGTGCCTCGGGCAGTCTCACACTCGAAGAGGGCTCGACCGTCGGCGGCGACGTCGCCGCGGGGACCGGAAGCCTCACCGTCGCCGAGGGCGCGACGGTCGGCGGCGACCTCAGCGCTGGTGCACAGACCGCCAGTATCGACGGAACCGTCGAGGGCGACGCCGAAATCGGCGCGGACGAAATTCGCCTCGGACCGTCGGCCGTCATCGAAGGGGACCTCACGTACGACGGGACGCTCCAGCGCGCCGACGGGGCCGTCGTCGGCGGGACAGTCGAGCGCGACGACGACCTCGTGACCGCCGCACCGGCGGGAACCGACGGGCCGCTCGTGCCCGGTTGGGCGTCAGTCGTCTACGGCCTCTTGATGAACCTGCTGTTGGGGGCGGTTCTGCTGTTCGTCTTCCCGTCGTTCTCCCAGCGCGTGGTTCTGGAGGCCGCGCGGAGCCCCGGTCTGTCGGGCGGTGTCGGCGTCCTCTCGCTCGTCGTCGTGCCGCTCGTGTTGCTGCTGCTCGTCGTGACGCTCGTCGGCATCCCCCTCGCACTGATCGGGTCAGTGCTGTTCGGACTGCTCGTCTGGGTCGGCGGCGTGTACGGCCGGTTCGCCGTCGGTGCCGTGATTCTCGCCTACACCGACAGGGAGGGCGAGTGGGCGGCACTCGTCGTCGGCATCGTCGCCGTCGCGCTCGTCGTCCAGATTCCGTTCCTCGGGTGGGTGGTGAATCTCGCGGTCGGACTCGTCGGTCTCGGCGCGCTGCTGCTCGCGTTCACGTCGGGGTATCGGCGTCGCCGGGCCGAACGCACCGCTACACCGGATGTCGGTGCTGTGTCGTAG
- a CDS encoding Zn-ribbon domain-containing OB-fold protein yields the protein MADSGYDEWIAAVEAGEGYYLECPEGHGSLPPRRTCPHCGALELGEEPLPESGTVETYSVVHVAAPSFQGDTPYATAVVDFGPVRLTGVVRGVEFDDLEVGTAVGVTVEEHETTGDPVVVFRRR from the coding sequence ATGGCCGACTCCGGCTACGACGAGTGGATAGCCGCCGTCGAAGCGGGCGAGGGGTACTACCTCGAGTGTCCGGAGGGTCACGGGTCGCTGCCGCCGCGGCGCACCTGTCCGCACTGCGGCGCGCTGGAGTTGGGAGAGGAACCGCTCCCCGAATCGGGGACTGTCGAGACGTACAGCGTCGTCCACGTCGCCGCGCCGTCGTTTCAGGGCGATACCCCGTACGCGACGGCCGTCGTCGACTTCGGTCCGGTGCGACTCACGGGCGTCGTCCGCGGCGTCGAGTTCGACGACCTGGAGGTCGGGACGGCCGTCGGCGTCACCGTCGAAGAACACGAGACGACCGGTGACCCCGTCGTCGTGTTCCGACGGCGGTAG
- a CDS encoding alpha/beta fold hydrolase, which produces MKLRRAVGGAALGIGAVAAANRMLTQGAGELEPALIGEQRTYRWRGMNVAYTEAGDPDDPDLVLLHGINAAGSSGEFREIFTELASEYHVVAPDLPGFGRSDRPPLRYSAALYEDFVAEFLAEFDEPAVLASSLTASYAAAAARDADVSQLILVCPTTKAGPEPKQALRELFRAPLLGTAAYNTITSRRALRYFSADHGYYDTSNLSDEWVDYQWRTTHQKNARFAPASFVSGYLNSDIDLGGTLSEFDVPVTLVWGREADVTPLSDGRALADEADARLVVFDDAMLLPHVEHLESFLRTVREELAEAA; this is translated from the coding sequence ATGAAACTCCGACGAGCCGTCGGCGGCGCTGCGCTCGGCATCGGCGCGGTCGCGGCCGCGAACCGGATGCTCACGCAGGGCGCGGGCGAACTCGAACCGGCGCTCATCGGCGAGCAGCGGACGTATCGCTGGCGCGGGATGAACGTCGCTTACACCGAGGCGGGCGACCCCGACGACCCGGACCTCGTGCTCTTACACGGCATCAACGCCGCCGGGTCGAGCGGCGAGTTCCGCGAGATTTTCACCGAACTCGCCTCGGAGTACCACGTCGTCGCGCCCGACCTCCCCGGATTCGGCCGGTCGGACCGCCCGCCGCTTCGCTACTCGGCGGCGCTGTACGAGGACTTCGTCGCGGAGTTCCTCGCGGAGTTCGACGAACCCGCCGTACTCGCGTCGTCGCTGACGGCGTCGTACGCCGCCGCCGCGGCCCGCGACGCCGACGTGTCGCAGTTGATTCTCGTCTGTCCGACGACGAAAGCCGGCCCCGAACCGAAGCAGGCGCTTCGCGAACTGTTCCGCGCGCCGCTTCTCGGCACGGCGGCGTACAACACCATCACCTCGCGTCGCGCGTTGCGCTACTTCAGCGCCGACCACGGCTACTACGACACCTCGAACCTCTCCGACGAGTGGGTCGACTACCAGTGGCGGACGACCCACCAGAAGAACGCCCGCTTCGCGCCCGCCTCGTTCGTCAGCGGCTACCTCAACTCCGACATCGACCTCGGCGGGACGCTTTCGGAGTTCGACGTGCCCGTGACACTCGTCTGGGGCCGCGAAGCGGACGTGACGCCGCTGTCGGACGGCCGGGCGCTCGCCGACGAGGCCGACGCGCGCCTGGTCGTCTTCGACGACGCGATGCTGTTGCCGCACGTCGAACACCTCGAGTCGTTCCTCCGGACCGTTCGAGAAGAACTCGCGGAGGCGGCGTAA
- the meaB gene encoding methylmalonyl Co-A mutase-associated GTPase MeaB, with translation MSRAEEVDLVERLLGGDHRALARTITKIENRSSGYRELVSALHEHTGDAEVVGVTGSPGAGKSTLVDKLAKSYRDRGETVGVIAVDPSSPYTGGSVLGDRIRMASNVGDMDVFFRSMSARGTLGGLSTATGDAVKALDAFGKDKIIIETVGAGQNEIDVVRTADTVVVLVQPGSGDDVQMLKAGILEIGDVFVVNKADMSGASKTVADLEEMIHLQGDPTTNLDLGHHGAGGGFEKPEVADSPDESEKNGERGDGEEGWTADVVETVATSGDGVDELIETLSEHRAYLERSGRLTEKARTRYAEEIRTLLREDTGELLEDEIDRRGGMESFVDAVVARETDPYTVADELVEPLRECLERDG, from the coding sequence ATGAGTCGAGCGGAAGAAGTCGACCTCGTCGAGCGCCTGCTCGGCGGCGACCACCGCGCGCTCGCGCGGACCATCACGAAGATAGAGAACCGCTCGTCGGGCTACAGAGAACTCGTTTCGGCGCTGCACGAACACACCGGCGACGCCGAGGTCGTCGGCGTCACCGGTAGTCCCGGTGCCGGAAAATCGACGCTCGTCGACAAACTCGCCAAGAGCTACCGCGACCGCGGCGAGACCGTCGGCGTCATCGCCGTCGACCCCTCCTCGCCGTACACCGGCGGCTCAGTCCTCGGCGACCGAATCCGGATGGCGTCGAACGTCGGCGACATGGACGTGTTCTTCCGGTCGATGAGCGCCCGCGGCACCCTCGGCGGCCTCTCGACCGCGACGGGTGACGCCGTCAAAGCCCTCGACGCGTTCGGCAAGGACAAGATCATCATCGAAACCGTGGGGGCGGGGCAGAACGAAATCGACGTCGTCCGGACCGCCGACACCGTCGTCGTCCTCGTCCAACCGGGCAGCGGCGACGACGTACAGATGCTCAAAGCCGGAATTCTCGAGATCGGCGACGTGTTCGTCGTCAACAAAGCCGACATGAGCGGGGCCTCCAAGACGGTCGCCGACCTCGAAGAGATGATCCACCTCCAGGGCGACCCGACCACCAACCTCGACCTGGGCCACCACGGCGCGGGCGGCGGGTTCGAGAAACCCGAGGTCGCCGACAGTCCCGACGAGAGCGAGAAGAACGGCGAGAGAGGCGACGGCGAGGAGGGGTGGACCGCGGACGTGGTCGAGACCGTCGCCACCTCCGGCGACGGCGTCGACGAGCTCATCGAGACGCTCTCGGAGCACCGCGCGTACCTCGAACGCTCGGGGCGTCTCACCGAGAAAGCGCGGACGCGCTACGCCGAGGAGATTCGGACGCTCCTCCGCGAGGACACCGGCGAACTGTTGGAAGACGAGATCGACCGCCGCGGCGGCATGGAGTCGTTCGTCGACGCCGTCGTCGCCCGCGAGACCGACCCCTACACCGTCGCCGACGAGTTGGTCGAACCGCTGCGAGAGTGTCTCGAACGCGACGGCTGA
- a CDS encoding cobalamin B12-binding domain-containing protein → MSADADQRAVRCLVAKVGLDGHDRGAHVIARAFRDAGFEVIYSGLHRAPDEIVQAAVQEDVDVLGISILSGAHNTLVPKVIEGLKEYGAFEDTLILVGGIVPDDDKEELKAMGVAEVFGPGTPMADTIEFVRQNAPDRA, encoded by the coding sequence ATGAGCGCAGACGCAGACCAGAGAGCGGTTCGGTGTCTCGTGGCGAAGGTCGGACTCGACGGTCACGACCGCGGGGCCCACGTCATCGCCCGCGCCTTCCGCGACGCCGGATTCGAGGTCATCTACTCGGGACTCCACCGCGCGCCGGACGAGATCGTCCAGGCCGCGGTGCAGGAGGACGTCGACGTTCTCGGCATCTCCATCCTCTCGGGGGCGCACAACACGCTCGTCCCGAAAGTCATCGAGGGCCTGAAGGAGTACGGCGCGTTCGAGGACACGCTCATCCTCGTCGGCGGCATCGTCCCCGACGACGACAAAGAAGAGCTGAAAGCGATGGGCGTCGCCGAGGTGTTCGGCCCGGGGACGCCGATGGCCGACACCATCGAGTTCGTCAGACAGAACGCGCCCGACCGCGCATGA